In Vicia villosa cultivar HV-30 ecotype Madison, WI unplaced genomic scaffold, Vvil1.0 ctg.000098F_1_1, whole genome shotgun sequence, the following proteins share a genomic window:
- the LOC131624016 gene encoding uncharacterized protein LOC131624016, with protein sequence MYDDPPVEDENFMLLVKRLGKFFGKNDKSSHVKSKKHFRKKEASTSTQYVTCYECGKQGHIKPNCPKLSNSGGVKGKKYFKNKKPYVAWEDNEISSSSDSDSDESANLELMASHHFNDEDNKVSNEFSIYGNDAQGAINELLNECKILCRTVSTQEKQIKSLEEKMDTMQKDLEVDKKQYVDKEEQKSTFCNKTIFVKASDQTSQEKVNKPKVVHYHHRFRSNFVPTCFYYGISGHTLNAFYVNNFSVASENYVWVCLETTSNIWYLDSGCSNHMTGDINKFSNLKLKADGYVT encoded by the exons ATGTATGATGATCCACCGGTGGAAGATGAAAATTTCATGCTCCTTGTTAAAAGACTTGGTAAGTTCTTTGGTAAAAATGATAAATCCTCTCATGTAAAAAGTAAGAAACATTTCAGGAAAAAGGAGGCTTCCACTTCAACACAATATGTCACATGTTATGAATGTGGCAAGCAAGGTCATATAAAACCAAATTGTCCTAAACTTTCCAATAGTGGTGGTGTCAAAGGCAAAAAGTACTTCAAGAATAAAAAGCCCTATGTTGCATGGGAAGACAATGAGATAAGTTCATCATccgactccgatagtgacgaaagtgcaaatctagAATTAATGGCTTCACACCATTTCAATGATGAGGATAAtaaggttagtaatgaattttccattTATGGTAATGATGCACAAGGTGCGATAAACGAACtattgaatgaatgcaaaatattATGTAGAACCGTATCAACACAagagaaacaaatcaaatctcttgAAGAAAAAATGGATACTATGCAAAAAGATTTAGAGGTTGATAAGAAACAATATGTTGATAAAGAAGAACAAAAATCTACAT TTTGTaacaaaactatttttgttaAGGCTAGTGACCAAACATCCCAAGAGAAAGTTAACAAGCCTAAAGTGGTTCATTACCATCATAGATTTAGAAGTAACTTTGTTCCTACATGTTTCTATTATGGTATAAGTGGCCATACACTTAATGCTTTTTATGTTAATAACTTTAGTGTAGCAAGTGAGAATTATGTGTGG gtatgcttggAGACCACATCAAATATATGGTATCTCGATAGTGGTTGTTCCAATCATATGACGGGAGACATCAACAAATTTTCAAATCTAAAGCTTAAGGCCGACGGTTATGTTACTTAA